Proteins encoded together in one Thermococcus gammatolerans EJ3 window:
- a CDS encoding DUF3368 domain-containing protein, whose amino-acid sequence MDIAKANFLKKVSPTNQRLVRFLLELVDYGEAETISFAIEKDVDLVVLDDKEPRKVARSFELRVTGTLGILLFAKRKGLISEIGPYVEELRKHGFRISDEIVRKILKSAGELKS is encoded by the coding sequence GTGGATATAGCGAAGGCGAACTTTTTGAAAAAGGTCTCACCCACGAATCAGCGACTCGTTAGGTTCCTGCTTGAGCTGGTTGATTACGGAGAGGCCGAGACAATATCGTTTGCCATTGAAAAGGACGTTGATTTGGTCGTTCTCGATGATAAGGAACCGAGGAAGGTCGCGAGGAGCTTTGAACTGAGAGTAACCGGGACACTTGGAATTCTGCTTTTTGCCAAAAGGAAGGGTCTGATTAGTGAAATTGGACCCTATGTAGAAGAACTGAGGAAGCACGGGTTCAGAATCTCCGATGAAATCGTGCGAAAAATATTGAAAAGCGCTGGAGAGCTTAAATCTTGA
- a CDS encoding UPF0175 family protein, with product MGKRIVVELPEIVKLPEDEIEERVKVELAIRLYERGILSFGQARKLAGLSKWEFLEILAREGKGIPYDEEELKNDLKVLEELS from the coding sequence ATGGGAAAGAGGATAGTTGTTGAGCTTCCTGAAATAGTAAAACTGCCCGAGGACGAGATAGAAGAGAGGGTCAAGGTTGAGTTGGCCATAAGGCTATATGAGAGGGGAATACTCTCTTTTGGCCAAGCGAGAAAGCTGGCTGGGCTGAGCAAGTGGGAGTTTCTCGAGATTCTTGCGCGGGAAGGCAAAGGGATTCCTTACGACGAGGAGGAGCTTAAGAACGACCTCAAAGTCCTGGAGGAGCTATCATAA
- a CDS encoding secondary thiamine-phosphate synthase enzyme YjbQ, with protein sequence MIYTRELRFSTRGEIDLVDITAEVERVVEESGIENGIALVFVPGATGAIVTIEHESGLLEDFKRTLRELIPKGAGYLHDRIDDNAHSHLRATLLGASECFPIVDGRLVRGTWQQIFFVELDVRPRQRRVIVQVMGE encoded by the coding sequence GTGATTTACACCCGGGAGCTCCGGTTTTCTACGAGGGGAGAGATCGACCTCGTGGACATAACGGCCGAGGTTGAAAGGGTCGTCGAGGAGAGCGGAATCGAGAACGGCATTGCTCTCGTTTTCGTGCCCGGGGCTACGGGCGCTATAGTCACGATAGAGCACGAGTCGGGTCTCTTGGAGGACTTCAAGCGCACTCTACGGGAGCTGATACCAAAAGGCGCCGGCTACCTCCACGACAGGATAGATGACAACGCCCACAGCCACCTGCGTGCGACGCTCCTCGGCGCGAGTGAGTGCTTCCCAATCGTTGACGGCAGGCTCGTTCGTGGAACCTGGCAGCAGATTTTCTTCGTCGAACTCGACGTCAGGCCGAGGCAAAGAAGGGTAATAGTGCAGGTTATGGGGGAGTGA
- a CDS encoding thiamine-phosphate synthase family protein — MRTPAVYLAEEVMPYLRAKVAEVLYRGGFRQAEIADYLGVTQAMVSKYLAGRYKRPPGELARKLDELAEEIGRFILYGGTREEAVVLVSKRLVELFRSGFLCKFYSKYAGISEEACNSIYSDRTGTEVLEELAVALKRLVEMDGFKELIPEVRSNFAYALPSPKGPEEVAAVPGRITIAKGKPYALPPEFGASRFTAGILVEVGRLRPEVRSVLNVRYSDRIREALRRLNFRVARVKTEGMPEDEAIKEIARPFADALYDVVVDEGGHGVEPLVYIFGRDPFDVLKKVELLINELGVRR; from the coding sequence ATGAGGACTCCCGCCGTTTATCTGGCAGAAGAGGTCATGCCTTATCTGCGGGCGAAGGTTGCTGAAGTCCTCTATCGAGGGGGCTTCAGACAGGCTGAGATTGCGGATTACTTAGGAGTTACCCAGGCAATGGTGAGCAAGTATCTCGCCGGCAGGTACAAAAGGCCCCCTGGGGAGCTGGCGAGAAAGCTCGATGAACTGGCGGAGGAAATCGGAAGGTTCATCCTCTACGGCGGGACGAGAGAAGAAGCTGTGGTCTTGGTTTCAAAGCGTCTCGTGGAACTCTTCAGGAGCGGTTTTCTCTGTAAGTTCTACTCCAAGTACGCGGGGATTAGCGAGGAGGCCTGCAACTCCATATACTCCGACAGGACTGGCACAGAAGTCCTTGAGGAACTTGCCGTCGCCCTGAAGAGGCTGGTGGAAATGGATGGTTTTAAGGAGCTCATCCCTGAGGTCAGGAGCAACTTTGCCTATGCCCTGCCTTCTCCCAAAGGTCCGGAGGAGGTGGCAGCGGTTCCGGGGAGGATAACGATAGCCAAGGGGAAGCCCTACGCACTGCCTCCTGAGTTCGGGGCCAGCAGGTTCACCGCAGGTATTCTCGTTGAGGTTGGCAGGCTTCGTCCGGAAGTACGGAGCGTTCTCAACGTTCGCTACAGTGATAGGATCAGGGAGGCCCTCCGGAGGCTTAACTTCAGGGTCGCACGGGTAAAAACAGAGGGAATGCCGGAGGATGAGGCAATTAAGGAGATAGCCAGACCATTTGCCGATGCTCTCTACGATGTCGTTGTTGATGAAGGCGGTCACGGTGTTGAGCCCCTCGTTTACATCTTCGGCAGGGATCCCTTCGATGTGCTGAAAAAGGTTGAACTTCTGATTAACGAGCTGGGGGTGAGAAGGTGA
- the pyrB gene encoding aspartate carbamoyltransferase, with amino-acid sequence MDWNGRDVISIRDFSKSDIEFVLKVAERLEEELREKGSLEYARGKILATLFFEPSTRTRLSFESAMHRLGGSVIGFSSASSTSVRKGESLADTIRTVEQYSDVIVIRHPMEGAARLAAEVAEVPVINAGDGSNQHPTQTLLDLYTIKRAFGKIDGLTIGLLGDLKYGRTVHSLAEALAFYDVELYLISPELLRMPKHIVEELRERGVKIHETTDLEGAIPELDVLYVTRIQRERFPDEEEYLKVKGSYQVNCKLLKNAKETLKVMHPLPRVDEIHPEVDKSEHALYFRQVFSGVPVRMALLGLTLGVL; translated from the coding sequence ATGGACTGGAACGGAAGGGACGTTATAAGCATTAGGGACTTCTCAAAGAGCGACATCGAGTTCGTTTTGAAGGTCGCCGAACGGCTTGAGGAAGAACTCAGGGAGAAGGGCTCGCTCGAATACGCGCGGGGGAAAATTTTAGCCACGCTCTTTTTCGAGCCATCGACTAGGACGAGGCTTAGCTTTGAGAGCGCGATGCACAGGCTCGGCGGCTCTGTTATAGGCTTCTCTTCGGCATCGAGCACGAGCGTCAGGAAGGGCGAAAGCTTGGCCGACACGATAAGAACCGTTGAGCAGTACAGCGACGTGATTGTGATTAGGCACCCGATGGAGGGAGCCGCTCGGCTAGCGGCGGAGGTGGCGGAGGTTCCTGTCATCAACGCGGGCGACGGGAGCAACCAGCACCCAACTCAAACCCTCCTCGACCTCTACACGATAAAGCGCGCCTTTGGGAAGATTGACGGCCTCACCATCGGCCTGCTCGGCGACCTCAAGTACGGGAGAACAGTTCACAGCCTCGCGGAGGCCTTAGCCTTCTACGACGTCGAGCTCTATTTGATTTCACCAGAGCTCCTGCGGATGCCTAAGCACATCGTCGAGGAGCTCCGCGAGAGGGGCGTTAAGATCCACGAGACGACCGACCTCGAGGGCGCGATTCCAGAGCTTGATGTGCTCTACGTAACGAGAATCCAGCGCGAGCGCTTCCCTGACGAGGAGGAGTACCTGAAGGTCAAGGGCAGCTACCAGGTGAACTGCAAGCTTTTGAAGAACGCCAAGGAAACGCTAAAGGTCATGCACCCGCTCCCGAGGGTGGACGAGATTCACCCAGAGGTTGACAAGAGCGAGCACGCGCTCTACTTCAGGCAGGTCTTCTCCGGCGTGCCGGTGAGGATGGCTCTTCTGGGTCTAACGCTGGGGGTGCTCTGA
- the pyrI gene encoding aspartate carbamoyltransferase regulatory subunit: MPELKVEVIPEGTVIDHIPAGKWLKVIEILGLTKPNGGTLLIASNVPSKKLGRKDIVKVEGRYLSEEEVNKIALIAPDATVNIVRDYKIVEKFKVSIPDEIVGILTCPNPNCVSNHEYVRPRFKVESREPLKLRCHYCERTIEGEEIIGNL, encoded by the coding sequence ATGCCCGAGCTGAAGGTTGAGGTAATCCCCGAAGGGACAGTCATAGACCACATTCCGGCCGGAAAGTGGCTCAAGGTCATCGAAATCCTTGGATTAACCAAGCCGAACGGGGGAACGCTGCTGATAGCCTCGAACGTCCCCAGCAAGAAGCTCGGAAGGAAGGACATCGTAAAAGTTGAGGGAAGGTATTTGAGCGAGGAAGAGGTCAACAAGATTGCCCTCATCGCGCCTGACGCCACCGTTAACATCGTCAGGGACTACAAGATAGTGGAGAAGTTCAAGGTCTCGATTCCAGACGAGATAGTGGGAATCCTCACCTGCCCAAATCCAAACTGCGTCAGCAACCACGAGTACGTGAGGCCGCGCTTCAAGGTCGAGAGCAGGGAGCCGCTCAAGCTCCGCTGCCACTACTGCGAGAGAACGATTGAAGGGGAAGAGATAATCGGGAACCTTTAG
- a CDS encoding AAA family ATPase: MIIGVVGKIAAGKTTVARFFEEKGFCRVSCSDPLIDLLTHNVSDYSWIPELPEKAEPTREKLIEFGKYLKDKYGGDILIRLAVDKKRNCEKVVIDGVRSREEIEAIKRLGGKVIYVEAKPEIRFERLMRRKASKDKGIKTFEDFRAMDDAEERLYHTSELKELADYVIVNEGTLEELREKVERIIEELSKA; encoded by the coding sequence ATGATAATCGGAGTCGTTGGAAAGATTGCCGCTGGGAAAACTACCGTTGCCAGGTTTTTCGAGGAGAAGGGCTTCTGCAGGGTCTCGTGCAGTGACCCTCTTATAGACCTCCTTACTCACAACGTTTCCGACTACTCCTGGATTCCGGAACTGCCCGAGAAGGCCGAGCCGACGCGCGAGAAACTCATAGAGTTCGGGAAGTACCTGAAGGACAAATACGGCGGGGACATATTGATTCGCCTCGCCGTTGACAAGAAGAGGAACTGCGAAAAGGTCGTCATAGACGGCGTCCGCTCGCGGGAGGAAATCGAGGCGATAAAAAGGCTCGGTGGAAAGGTCATCTACGTCGAAGCCAAACCCGAGATAAGGTTCGAACGCCTGATGAGGAGGAAGGCCAGCAAGGACAAGGGAATCAAGACATTCGAAGACTTTAGGGCGATGGACGACGCCGAGGAGAGGCTTTATCACACGAGCGAGCTGAAGGAATTGGCTGACTATGTCATAGTCAACGAGGGAACCCTTGAGGAGCTGAGGGAGAAGGTGGAGCGGATTATTGAGGAGCTGAGCAAGGCTTAA
- a CDS encoding antitoxin family protein: protein MEVVEAVYENDVLRPLKKLNLPEHTRVRIVITPDIDEIIDSMLIRKVEKINYKRLKEAYYESL from the coding sequence ATGGAGGTTGTTGAGGCGGTTTACGAGAACGATGTGCTGAGGCCTCTGAAGAAGCTAAACCTGCCGGAACACACGAGGGTGAGGATAGTAATAACTCCCGACATTGACGAGATAATCGACTCCATGCTCATCAGAAAGGTCGAAAAAATCAACTACAAGCGCCTTAAGGAGGCGTACTATGAGTCGCTCTGA
- a CDS encoding PIN domain-containing protein — MSRSEIEGKYQLLPNDAPIVATCVEHEIERILTFDSDFEKVPLIKVIG, encoded by the coding sequence ATGAGTCGCTCTGAGATTGAGGGGAAGTATCAACTGCTTCCCAACGATGCCCCCATCGTTGCAACCTGCGTGGAACACGAGATTGAGCGCATTCTAACCTTTGACTCGGATTTCGAGAAGGTTCCTCTGATAAAAGTTATCGGGTGA
- a CDS encoding DUF523 domain-containing protein yields MNLLIIAPCLLSPFYVYRGPKEKEYMTARELRKLVGELGDEWHVLAYPCPEFELIGWPRPPMGRESFERLGMRERVQVVADFIGRVLTEEKPERVVFVGVKGSPTCGVFHTTSNDPDSFDYGLIPAFFYMDKGKRLDESRKVVEKFGFEVKTGPGLLFEELMERFPEAEFMEFDKDDIEGSTERLRRAIMG; encoded by the coding sequence GTGAACCTCCTAATCATCGCCCCCTGCCTGTTAAGCCCGTTCTACGTCTACCGCGGGCCGAAGGAGAAGGAATACATGACGGCAAGAGAGCTAAGGAAGCTGGTTGGAGAGCTCGGCGACGAGTGGCATGTTCTGGCTTATCCATGCCCCGAGTTCGAGCTAATCGGCTGGCCAAGGCCCCCGATGGGAAGGGAGAGCTTTGAGAGACTCGGCATGCGCGAGAGAGTTCAGGTCGTAGCGGACTTCATAGGGAGGGTTCTAACTGAAGAAAAGCCGGAGCGGGTGGTCTTCGTCGGCGTTAAGGGCTCCCCAACCTGCGGTGTCTTCCACACGACCTCGAACGACCCCGATTCCTTCGACTACGGCCTGATTCCGGCGTTCTTCTACATGGACAAGGGGAAGAGACTTGATGAGAGTAGGAAAGTCGTTGAGAAATTCGGATTTGAAGTTAAGACAGGGCCAGGACTGCTCTTCGAGGAGCTCATGGAGCGCTTCCCGGAGGCTGAGTTCATGGAGTTCGACAAGGACGACATCGAGGGAAGTACGGAAAGGCTCAGGAGAGCCATAATGGGTTAA
- the glmM gene encoding phosphoglucosamine mutase yields the protein MGRYFGTSGIRGLFNECVTPELALKVGKAVGTYLGGGRVVVGMDTRTSSETLKSALISGLLSTGVEVIDIGLAPTPLTGFAIKLYEADAGVTITASHNPPEYNGIKVWQSNGMAYTPDMEAELERILESGNFRKVPWNEIGTLRRADPREEYIRKALEMVKLNDSYTVVVDSGNGAGSILSPYLQRELGNKVISLNSHPSGFFVRELEPNAKSLSGLAKTVRVMKADVGIAHDGDADRIGVVDDEGNFVEYEVMLSLIAGYMLRKFGKGKIVTTVDAGFALDDYVRPLGGEVIRTRVGDVAVADELAKHGGIFGGEPSGTWIIPQWNLTPDGIFAGALVLEMIDRLGPISELAREVPRYVTLRAKVPCPNEKKAKAMEIIAKEALKSFDYEKLIDIDGIRIENSDWWILFRPSGTEPIMRITLEAHTEDKAKELMEKAEKLVKEAVRRA from the coding sequence ATGGGCAGATACTTCGGCACGAGCGGAATCAGGGGACTCTTCAACGAGTGCGTTACCCCCGAGCTGGCACTGAAGGTCGGAAAGGCTGTCGGGACTTATCTTGGGGGAGGAAGGGTCGTCGTTGGAATGGACACGAGAACGAGCAGTGAGACCCTCAAGTCGGCTTTAATCAGCGGACTTCTCAGCACGGGCGTTGAGGTGATAGACATAGGCCTCGCCCCCACACCGCTCACGGGCTTTGCAATAAAGCTCTACGAAGCCGATGCGGGCGTTACGATAACCGCAAGCCATAACCCGCCGGAATACAACGGGATAAAGGTGTGGCAGTCCAACGGAATGGCCTACACCCCCGACATGGAGGCCGAGCTTGAGAGAATTCTCGAATCCGGAAACTTTAGAAAAGTTCCCTGGAACGAGATTGGGACGCTCAGAAGGGCCGACCCCAGGGAGGAGTACATAAGGAAGGCCCTCGAGATGGTGAAGCTCAACGATTCCTACACAGTTGTCGTTGATTCCGGCAACGGTGCTGGGAGCATTTTAAGTCCCTACCTCCAGCGCGAGCTGGGCAATAAAGTTATTTCGCTCAACTCCCACCCGAGCGGTTTCTTTGTGAGGGAGCTCGAGCCGAACGCGAAGAGCCTCTCAGGGCTGGCGAAAACCGTTAGGGTCATGAAAGCGGACGTTGGGATAGCGCACGACGGGGACGCCGACAGGATTGGGGTCGTTGACGACGAGGGAAACTTCGTCGAGTACGAGGTCATGCTCTCCCTCATAGCCGGCTACATGCTCAGAAAGTTCGGGAAGGGCAAAATAGTCACCACCGTCGATGCCGGCTTCGCTCTGGACGACTACGTCCGGCCTTTAGGCGGGGAAGTTATAAGGACGCGCGTTGGAGACGTGGCAGTAGCCGATGAACTGGCTAAACACGGGGGAATCTTCGGTGGCGAGCCGAGCGGGACGTGGATAATCCCCCAGTGGAACTTAACCCCCGATGGAATCTTCGCGGGGGCACTCGTCCTCGAGATGATAGACAGGCTCGGGCCTATAAGCGAGCTCGCCCGGGAAGTTCCACGCTACGTAACTCTAAGGGCGAAGGTACCCTGCCCCAACGAGAAGAAAGCTAAGGCGATGGAAATCATAGCGAAGGAGGCTTTGAAGAGCTTCGACTATGAGAAGCTGATTGATATTGATGGAATAAGGATTGAGAACTCCGACTGGTGGATTCTGTTCAGGCCGAGCGGAACCGAGCCGATAATGCGCATAACCCTCGAGGCCCACACGGAGGATAAGGCAAAGGAGCTGATGGAGAAGGCTGAAAAGCTGGTAAAAGAGGCTGTGAGGAGGGCTTAA
- a CDS encoding CGP-CTERM sorting domain-containing protein: MRKMRKFVIFVAFFIIVGLFLPLASSSSAWEVVYGVQRDKTMFDSVYNPVAFIPGTSGDYYLLGSHGTGLAVLVHLSPMGEVLWMKNFSLSQKLPLNLPSGQFQAIQDIGVGRDGIYVVLMTNGVINVSAPSDWIRGDPLFTLVKFDFSGNPVWVRAFKNSNGGYGGIRVQPTDDGAIVLAPVYAHMHHKDPDDPYDTDHIVPRLDVGAIKFDSSGNLEWVHIYGRESIHEYVWAVGSDGSEVVIAFSSAGGPDLGFIGIDPGTGNLRWVREYRQAIDGGELWEMGGFNSLSGGRPMLYSVPDGWIYTNGLSGKYDGGASIWMKLDKRGNILWGGFWNTTLYKGQSPAGFALADDGNYVLFDPLVKMSPSGEILRVYYDVQPHSRYIARAGDGFVIFLVPDRLLKLGPNMEFAGCDVHHVEEGEELTAWVPNFVELGKDDVKFVKVPFYSEGKFEEAFEFDDFPTGEWYRIGKPSVWVHDHPSEYFHVTDVCNQTGSSEATGTSTGPATSSNSPTATSESPGFTSSGSSGGSSDGETGTEDGFSVDVICGPGIIALLALLVATITRRR; encoded by the coding sequence ATGAGAAAAATGAGAAAATTCGTTATTTTTGTCGCATTTTTCATTATCGTGGGCCTCTTTTTGCCCCTTGCTAGCTCTTCCAGCGCCTGGGAGGTCGTCTACGGCGTCCAGCGTGATAAAACGATGTTCGACAGCGTTTACAACCCCGTGGCATTCATTCCGGGGACCTCTGGGGATTACTACCTCCTTGGAAGCCACGGGACGGGGTTGGCCGTTCTGGTGCACCTCTCGCCGATGGGTGAAGTGCTCTGGATGAAGAACTTCAGCCTCAGCCAGAAACTCCCCCTAAACCTTCCCTCCGGGCAGTTCCAGGCCATACAGGACATCGGAGTGGGGAGGGACGGTATCTACGTCGTTTTGATGACGAACGGTGTCATCAACGTTTCAGCACCAAGCGACTGGATTCGTGGAGACCCGCTGTTCACGCTGGTCAAGTTCGACTTCTCGGGGAACCCGGTCTGGGTCAGGGCCTTCAAGAACTCCAACGGTGGCTATGGGGGCATCAGGGTTCAACCTACCGACGACGGGGCCATCGTGCTGGCTCCGGTTTACGCGCACATGCACCACAAGGACCCGGACGACCCCTACGACACCGACCACATAGTCCCCCGCCTCGACGTTGGGGCGATAAAGTTCGACTCCTCCGGGAACCTCGAGTGGGTCCACATCTACGGAAGGGAAAGCATCCACGAATACGTTTGGGCCGTGGGTTCCGACGGAAGTGAAGTCGTGATAGCCTTCTCATCCGCCGGAGGCCCGGACCTCGGGTTCATAGGCATAGACCCCGGGACGGGAAACCTGAGATGGGTCAGGGAGTACAGGCAGGCCATCGATGGCGGTGAGCTCTGGGAGATGGGCGGATTCAACAGCCTCTCCGGTGGAAGGCCCATGCTCTACAGTGTTCCCGACGGGTGGATCTATACCAACGGTTTAAGCGGGAAGTATGACGGAGGGGCCTCGATCTGGATGAAGCTCGATAAAAGGGGGAACATCCTCTGGGGTGGCTTCTGGAACACTACCCTCTACAAGGGACAATCTCCTGCGGGATTTGCCCTCGCAGACGATGGTAACTACGTTCTCTTCGACCCGCTCGTCAAGATGTCCCCCTCCGGTGAGATCCTCAGGGTCTACTACGACGTTCAGCCCCACAGCCGCTACATAGCCCGCGCTGGGGACGGCTTCGTCATCTTCCTCGTCCCGGACCGGCTCCTGAAACTCGGCCCGAACATGGAGTTCGCCGGCTGCGATGTCCATCACGTTGAGGAGGGAGAAGAGCTAACCGCTTGGGTTCCCAACTTCGTGGAGCTGGGAAAGGATGATGTAAAGTTCGTGAAGGTGCCCTTTTACTCGGAGGGTAAGTTTGAGGAGGCTTTCGAGTTCGACGACTTCCCGACCGGAGAGTGGTACAGGATTGGAAAGCCCAGCGTCTGGGTTCACGACCATCCGAGCGAGTATTTCCACGTTACGGACGTCTGCAACCAGACTGGCTCGTCCGAGGCTACCGGGACCTCGACAGGCCCCGCCACGTCCTCCAACTCACCAACTGCCACGTCCGAAAGCCCCGGCTTTACGAGCTCAGGATCATCCGGCGGCTCCAGCGACGGGGAAACGGGCACAGAGGATGGGTTTTCGGTTGACGTGATCTGTGGGCCCGGGATAATTGCCCTGCTCGCGCTGCTGGTGGCTACAATAACTCGGAGGAGATGA
- a CDS encoding BtpA/SgcQ family protein, which yields MDFERKPLIGMVHLKPLPGSYLYDGNLEGIIELAVKDAKTLEGAGFDAIMIENFGDVPFPKYVGKTTVAAFTAVAKAVRDEVSVPVGINVLRNDGIAAYSIAYAIKADFIRVNVLSGVAYTDQGIIEGIAHELAKLRKLLPSKIQIFADVHVKHAVHFFDFEDAIRDTVERGLADAVVVSGRSTGKPVDLENLALAKRISPVPVIVGSGTTYDNLPELWRYADAFIVGTWLKRDGKVENEVSPERARKLVELAEKLRKSS from the coding sequence ATGGACTTCGAGAGGAAACCGCTCATCGGGATGGTCCACCTCAAGCCCCTTCCCGGCTCGTACCTCTACGACGGCAACCTTGAGGGGATCATTGAGCTCGCGGTGAAGGACGCCAAGACTCTCGAAGGGGCGGGCTTTGACGCGATAATGATTGAGAACTTCGGCGACGTCCCGTTTCCAAAGTACGTGGGCAAAACAACCGTTGCAGCCTTCACAGCGGTCGCCAAGGCCGTCAGGGACGAGGTGAGCGTTCCGGTCGGGATTAACGTCCTCAGGAACGACGGGATAGCCGCGTATTCAATAGCCTACGCGATTAAAGCGGACTTCATAAGGGTTAACGTGCTGAGCGGAGTTGCTTACACCGACCAGGGAATTATAGAGGGCATCGCCCACGAGCTGGCGAAGCTCAGAAAGCTCCTCCCGAGCAAGATTCAGATCTTTGCCGACGTCCACGTCAAGCATGCGGTTCACTTCTTCGACTTCGAGGATGCGATAAGGGACACCGTCGAGCGCGGTCTGGCCGATGCAGTGGTGGTGAGCGGAAGGTCAACCGGAAAGCCCGTGGATTTAGAGAATCTCGCCCTCGCGAAGAGAATCTCGCCCGTGCCAGTAATAGTCGGCTCTGGAACAACCTACGACAACCTGCCCGAGCTGTGGAGGTATGCGGATGCCTTCATCGTCGGCACGTGGCTCAAGCGCGACGGAAAGGTCGAGAACGAGGTTTCCCCTGAGAGGGCCAGAAAGCTCGTTGAGCTGGCGGAGAAGCTGAGGAAAAGTTCTTAG
- a CDS encoding PH domain-containing protein → MGVVENPELPKSVRRHLEPEERVLFAIKKKISLEKPKWLLVTDRRIIYLDEKVLGRYDLKAIPYQKLEQVTVKLGVMSSEFVIEGEESISLKLGWMNKEEARKAINAIKDALNAIAVEPVSIDVKKRLTSETWTLRKPKELVTRSMPARTQPQVIEKEDPLEKLKKLKELYDMGVISQEEYEEKRKKLLEQI, encoded by the coding sequence ATGGGTGTCGTGGAGAACCCCGAACTTCCAAAATCTGTGAGGAGGCATCTGGAGCCGGAGGAGAGGGTCCTGTTTGCCATAAAGAAGAAGATAAGCCTTGAGAAGCCGAAGTGGCTCCTCGTGACGGACAGGAGGATAATCTACCTGGACGAGAAGGTTCTCGGGAGGTACGACCTCAAGGCGATCCCCTACCAGAAGCTGGAGCAAGTGACGGTTAAGCTCGGCGTCATGAGCTCCGAGTTCGTGATCGAGGGGGAGGAGAGCATAAGCCTCAAGCTCGGCTGGATGAACAAAGAAGAGGCAAGGAAGGCCATCAACGCGATAAAAGATGCCCTAAACGCGATAGCGGTTGAGCCCGTGTCGATTGACGTCAAAAAGAGGTTAACGAGCGAGACGTGGACACTGAGGAAGCCCAAGGAGCTCGTGACGAGGAGCATGCCGGCCCGGACTCAACCACAGGTCATTGAGAAGGAGGATCCGCTGGAGAAGCTCAAAAAGCTGAAAGAGCTCTACGATATGGGGGTTATAAGTCAGGAGGAGTACGAAGAGAAGAGGAAGAAGCTGCTGGAGCAGATTTGA
- a CDS encoding DUF257 family protein, producing MGKIESFFSGLKFGETVLVEYPSNSYPELFLKLLHDYASSRGLHVLVDDILDAYPVLVKGLKSMGLPPGETVVIKIGGGRLEAGTIISRMEVDKYSIPFGHYMNSINKFREANGRYFNPVVGIHRMVTLFSEREMLSLLTTISYFVGDDRRVSFYLINEDVIESSKPVFLPLFEEIATTVTEWYLDGDELVLVVHKAANPELLGKEYRVKVSEFFG from the coding sequence GTGGGGAAGATTGAGTCTTTCTTCTCGGGGCTTAAATTCGGCGAGACCGTGCTCGTGGAGTACCCCTCGAACTCGTATCCCGAGCTGTTCCTCAAGCTCCTCCACGACTATGCATCCTCGAGAGGCCTTCACGTTCTCGTTGATGACATCCTAGACGCTTATCCCGTTCTCGTGAAGGGCCTTAAGTCCATGGGTCTTCCCCCTGGTGAGACCGTCGTCATAAAGATAGGGGGAGGCAGGCTTGAGGCGGGTACGATAATAAGCAGGATGGAGGTCGACAAGTACTCCATACCCTTTGGCCATTACATGAATTCCATCAACAAGTTCCGCGAGGCCAACGGCCGCTATTTCAATCCCGTTGTTGGGATCCACAGGATGGTGACGCTCTTCTCCGAAAGGGAGATGCTGTCCCTGCTCACGACGATCTCGTACTTCGTTGGGGATGACAGGCGGGTTTCTTTCTACCTAATAAACGAGGACGTGATCGAGAGCAGCAAACCCGTTTTCCTGCCCCTGTTTGAGGAGATCGCCACAACGGTTACGGAGTGGTACCTGGACGGTGATGAGCTCGTCCTCGTCGTTCACAAGGCCGCCAATCCAGAACTTCTTGGAAAGGAGTACAGGGTCAAGGTTTCTGAATTCTTTGGGTGA